A part of Saimiri boliviensis isolate mSaiBol1 chromosome 11, mSaiBol1.pri, whole genome shotgun sequence genomic DNA contains:
- the DNAJC8 gene encoding dnaJ homolog subfamily C member 8, whose translation MAASAESGTSGGGGSTEEAFMTFYSEVKQIEKRDSVLTSKNQIERLTRPGSSYFNLNPFEVLQIDPEVTDEEIKKRFRQLSILVHPDKNQDDADRAQKAFEAVDKAYKLLLDQEQKKRALDVIQAGKEYVEHTVKERKKQLKKEGKPTIVEEDDPELFKQAVYKQTMKLFAELEIKRKEREAKEMHERKRQREEEIEAQEKAKREREWQKNFEESRDGRVDSWRNFQANTKGKKEKKNRTFLRPPKVKMEQRE comes from the exons GTGAAACAAATAGAGAAGAGAGACTCGGTTCTAACATCCAAAAATCAGATTGAAAGACTGACCCGTCCTGGTTCCTCTTACTTCAATTTGAACCCATTTGAG GTTCTTCAGATAGATCCTGaagttacagatgaagaaataaaaaagaggttTCGGCAG TTATCCATATTGGTGCATCCTGACAAAAATCAAGATGATGCTGACAGAGCACAAAAGGCTTTTGAAG CTGTGGACAAAGCTTACAAGTTGCTACTGGATCAGGAGCAAAAGAAGAGGGCCCTGGATGTAATTCAGGCAGGAAAAGAATACGTGGAACACACT gtGAAAGAGCgaaaaaaacaattaaagaaggaaggaaaacctACGATTGTAGAGGAGGATGATCCTGAGCTG TTCAAACAAGCTGTATATAAACAGACAATGAAACTCTTTGCGGAGCtggaaattaaaaggaaagagagagaagccaaAGAGATGCATGAAAG GAAACGACAAAGGGAGGAAGAGATTGAAGCTCAAGAAAAAGCCAAACGAGAAAGAGAGTGGCAGAAAAACTTTGAG GAAAGTCGAGATGGTCGTGTGGACAGCTGGCGAAATTTCCAAGCCAAtacaaaggggaagaaagagaagaaaaatcgGACCTTCCTGAGACCACCAAAAGTAAAAATGGAGCAGCGTGAGTGA